The Candidatus Hinthialibacter antarcticus genome includes the window ATTCATATTCCCGGCGCCAATGCGCGCGGTACGAATTATGTTGTGACTTCAGACATGATCTATATCATCGAAGGTTCCCGCTGCCGTTTGATTGATCCGGCCTCTGGCGACGACAAGGGCTTCATTGAGTTGCCTGCCTTTCCTGGTCAGGAAACGCCGGAAGATTGGGGATACATCGGCGTTGAAGGTGATTCATTGATCGCTGGCGCGGGCTTTGTGAGTTATACAGATTTCGTCTCCCTAAGCGAAGAACTGCAAAATAAGAAAAAACCGTTCGTGAATTATGACGTTACCTCTAGCAAACGGCTGGTGGTGATGGACCGCTATAGCGGTGATGTGCGTTGGACGTTCAAATCTGACTTGGGGTTTCGCCACAACGCGATTACCGTCGGCGACGGAATTCTCTACTGCGTTGACAAAATGCCTGACCCAGTGATGGATGCGCTTAAACGCCGAGGCAAAAACGCCTTTGGTACGCCACGGCTTTTTGCGTTTGACCTTAAAACAGGAGACATTAAGTGGAGCGCGACCGACCGCGTGTTTGGCACCTGGCTTGGTTATTCACATGACAATGGAGTTTTGCTCGAAGCCGGTCGCCCGTCGCGCGACATGATCTATGGCGAGCCGGAAGGCATGACCGCCTACCGCGCCAAAGACGGCGAAGTGATCTGGCGCAATCCCGAAGCGGAATACGGCGGGCCGTGTATCTTGCACGGTAAGACCATTATCACCGATCCATACGCGTTTGATCTGATGACGGGCAACAGGCTGGACCGTAAAAATGCGCTGACCGGCGCTGAAGAACCCTGGATGTACAAGCGCCAGTATGGTTGTAATTACGCCGTCGCGAGTGAAAACCTGCTGACTTTCCGTTCGGCGGCGGCGGGATTTTTTGACCTCGCCAACGATGGCGGCGTCGGCAACTTCGGCGGCTTCAAATCGGGCTGCACCAATACGCTGATCGCTGCGAACGGCGTGCTGAATGCGCCCGATTATACCCGTACTTGCTCGTGCGCGTATCAGAACCAAACTTCTCTGGCGATGGTTCACGATCCTGAAGTCGAAATGTGGACTTACAATCAAATAGACGCATCCGAAAGCGCGATCAAGCGGCTGGGTTTGAACTTGGGCGCTCCGGGCGACCGCCGCGCTGACAATGGAACGCTGTGGTTGGAATATCCATTCGAGGGCGGACCGACCCCTGAACTCGATATCAAAGTTGAACCTGAAGACGCGCGTTGGTTCCGGCATCACTCATTGCGTATGAACGGCGGCGATATGAAATGGGTCGCCGCATCTGGCGTTGAGGGCGTGAGACGAATCACGGTCAAGTTAGCGTCTGCTCCGGTCGCGACGACTTACAGCGTCCGGTTGTTCTTTATGGAACCCGGCGATGAGAAGCCCGGCGAGCGCGTGTTTGACGTATCGTTGCAAGGTCATTTAGTGTTGGATGATTTTGACGTCGCCGCTGAGGCAGGCGGTAAGCGTATTGGTTTAATCAAAACATTTGAAGAAGTGAAGATTGACGGTGCGTTAACCATTGAATTCACGCCCGGCGATGAAAACGGCCTGCCAATACTTTGCGGCGTCGAGCTGATAGACGAGTCTTCCATCGCCATGACGAATTGATCGTTCTCTTTGAATATCAACTGTGAGACGCGTCCAAGCCTGTTGTTTGAACTGGGTGAAACTTTCAATATTGCAATACAAAATCAGTTTGATAGCGCTCTTGTATCCATCTGGTATCTATCGGTTTAGCAATTTATGTCTATGTGTATTGCTACTTTTATTCGGCATAAAGCTCTAGCGTACGATATACTATAAGTAGACAGGAAATTGAAATTAGGCGAAGGGAATGGAAGGTGAGGGGAACAGAGGTGATATCATGTTACCAGTCAACCTTATGGGCGACGCAGCGGCTGCAACAGCCATGGTCGTTCAATCTACAAAAAAGCCTGAAACCGAATCGTCGGCAAACGCCAACCGGTTCAATCGTGAACTGAGCAATGTTCGCGACGCTTCCCGTCTGACCGTTACTCCGCTTTCTACCATCTATACTTACAATCCGGTTCGGGCGCACGAAGAGCGCTTGCCAACATTCTGGCGCCGCAAACATCCATCCGATCAACGCGAGCGAGAGCATGAACTGGCGGACGGCCCAAAGCCGAGGGCTTATCAGCCGCTATTATTTGATATGCGGACCGACCGTGTTGCGGACGAATATCAGCATGGCCGCCATGCGGAACGCATGGGTGTGGAAGTTGATATGAGGATTTAATACAGGTTTTTTCGTAATCAATTATGCGACCAGGGCTGCTGCTTTCGGCAAGTTGTTGACGTCACCAACAACAACCAAAGTCATCCCATCTTCGATTTTTGTGTCGAGAGTCGGCGCATAGTGAAACTGTTCTGAGTTGGGCAGTTTAATCGCGACTACGACCATGCCCGCATTTCGGTTTACATCGAGTTGTTCTAAGGTTTTTCCTTGTGCTTGCGTCCCTTTTGGTATGGGGACTTCTTCCACGCGCAATGTTCGGTCTTTGTCGCGCAGCATCTTATCGAGAAAGGTGACGACGGTTGGGCGGATCATTTCTGACGCCATCCGCAAGCCGCCGATCAAAGTTGGCGAGACGACTGAATCCGCCCCGGCGCGGTTGAGTTTGCTGAGGTGCTGGACATTTAATACTTTGCAGACAATACGGATATTGGGATTAATCTGCTTAGCCGTTACCACTAGTAAGAGGTTATCGCGGTCATCGGTCAGGCAGGCGATTAGGCCATGCGCTTTGTGAATTCCGGCAGCGTCTAAAATATCATTATCAGAGGCGTCGCCGTCAATCACGGGCGTGTTGGGGTAAGCCTCCCGCAACTCGTCAATTTTGTCAGGGTCGGCTTCAACCATCACAAACGGACGCTTGGTTTTAAAATATTCATCGGCAATGACCCGCCCCTGTCGGCCCATTCCGCAGATGATGTCGTGGTCGATGATTTTCTCCATCATCTTTTTGATCCGCCTTTGCCAGAAAAATTGTTTTGCTTCGCCTTCAACAATAAACGCCGTGCCGGTGGTGACGACAAACAACAACACGCCCATACCGGAGATGGCGTAGAGCCCAGTGAAAATTTGAGCGGCGCTGGTTTCGAGGTGGGTGACTTCGCCAAACCCGACAGTGGTTAAAGTGATTGACGCCATAAACCAGGATTCGACCCATGAGTCTTCAGGCGTTCCAAAATACTTAAAGCCGAGGACGCCGACCAGAAAGACGACCAGCAGAATTCCGACGCCGTCGATTAACCGGCGCCCCCAGATAAAGTGATTGTTGTTAAGAGACGCACTCATCTTAACTGCCAGGGCCATAACATCATCAATTCAAAATTCATTCTATTATCATGGTTCATTGACCGCACCGTTGTCAATCAATTTTTTTGGATATCCAAAGTAATAGTTTCCGAATTGCTTTATTTCCCGGTCTGTTGGAATGGATTGCGTGGAAAATGTGATATAAGGGCCCGCCGCGTCAGATGCGCGATGGTCGACGATTGCCTGCCACATTTCTTCTTTGCTGACTTCGCCCCATCCGCCCGCGTCGGTGCGGCGCCCGGTTTTTACGTTGACGTAATCAGCGAAATGCGGCGGCCCTTCGGGCAGATGAACAATGGCGTCAGGCGAAGAGGTTTCGATAACCTCACGGCAGACCGCTTCTTCATCCTCATACATCGGGATATCGCGATTCACGGTTGCGAAGACCGCCATGTGCATCATGGTGACGCCGGGAAAGAATGCAGGCTTGATTGAGTCGTTCGGCCCCATCAGGCTCAGGCACGGCAAAGGAACCAACGCGAGCAACGGAAGTAATACTGCACGGCGGCGGGTGATGGCGCCCTCGGCCCAATGTTTGAAATGAAACGCGGCAAGCGGAGCGAGAAACAATGCGCCGTGCATAAAAAAGCGCCCGCCGTATTGAAACAGCATCGGCAGGAAACCCAGAATCTGGCTGCGGAACACCTCTGTGCCATGTTTGCGACTGCGAAACCATCCCCAGATGACAAGGCCGATCATAATTGGATTCAAGATTTGCAACCAACCAAGCCGATTGAGAATCGCATCCAACGTCCAGCCTTGCGGCCCGCCCGAGTGCATCCAATCCGCATTCGCGTAATAGCGGACGGTCCATGGCAGGGCGATGATTAAGCCGCCTGCGATAACGATCAAAGCGTGTTTCATACAGTCGCGGCGATACAGCCCCAAAACAAAAAATGCCAGGCACATTAAAACGGGCATCCCCGTATGAAAATAAAATGCAGCGCCGAGTAAAATGGCTCCCCAATAGGGTTTCTTTTTTAGTATGCACAAAATAATTAGCGGCCAGAGCGATGACGCAATCGAGGCGGGAAGCGCGAGCAAATTGCCAAAGTTATACATAAAATTCATCATCAGGATGATGAGCGACAGGTACGCCCAGGCAGGGGCCGTTAACTTACGAATCAAAAGCCATGCGGTGAATAACGCAAACGGGTATTGCAGCATTTGCACATTAGAGAATCCGTTTTCAACTCGTTCCGGTGAACCCGCAAAAAATGCAATCAATAAATGCAAACCCGGCGGGTAGAGGTGAGGGCGGCCCAAGGGCTGAAATTCCCAATCGTCCCAATAGGGAACCGTCCCCTGCGTCAGAATATT containing:
- a CDS encoding potassium channel protein — translated: MSASLNNNHFIWGRRLIDGVGILLVVFLVGVLGFKYFGTPEDSWVESWFMASITLTTVGFGEVTHLETSAAQIFTGLYAISGMGVLLFVVTTGTAFIVEGEAKQFFWQRRIKKMMEKIIDHDIICGMGRQGRVIADEYFKTKRPFVMVEADPDKIDELREAYPNTPVIDGDASDNDILDAAGIHKAHGLIACLTDDRDNLLLVVTAKQINPNIRIVCKVLNVQHLSKLNRAGADSVVSPTLIGGLRMASEMIRPTVVTFLDKMLRDKDRTLRVEEVPIPKGTQAQGKTLEQLDVNRNAGMVVVAIKLPNSEQFHYAPTLDTKIEDGMTLVVVGDVNNLPKAAALVA